Genomic window (Arachis hypogaea cultivar Tifrunner chromosome 13, arahy.Tifrunner.gnm2.J5K5, whole genome shotgun sequence):
CTTAGCATCCTTGATTGCTCTAAGAAGCCTCTCAGGAATCTCTTCTCCTCTTCTGAGGTCGTGATCTATGTAGGTTCTTATCTCTAGCCTTCTTAGTGCAGCATTCAGATGGCTGGTAAAGGTGTTGCGTGTGTCCTCACCTCTAAAGCATATGAACACTTCGTGTTTCTCTTCACTTGACTTTGCCATCTTTGGATTTTTCACAAACAGGTACGCTGCAATATGTTATTTAATTGATTTTGGATGAAATGAAAAAATGCTTAGTCCTTCTTATACGTTGTATGCTTGACTTTTGGGAGAAGTGGTAGGACAATATTGTAATTTTGAGTTTACTTTGACTTTGGACTATATGGAAACATTCGGCGCAGATAAAGGAAAACAAGTGGGTTAGTCTATTTCCTTGATCATCCCTGGAAGATAGGTTGTTTGTTTCTTAGAACAGGACATGACAAAATACTAATGGatagagatacaaaattttgtatttttatattctgtttggtaataaaaaaattcaatttatttttatttttttattcaaaaaatttgaaatgaaaaatataataataaaaaatataattataaaaaattaacaagaataataaaataaaaaataaaaaataagttgtgtcccttatTAGTGTTTTTGTGTTCTTctggatggacacaaaatacacaatTCAGTGTCTCTTGATACATTGTCTCTGTCTATATCTTTTCTGTCAAATACGATTTTATATTTCTGTGTCCATATCCGagtgtcctgtctctgtaaacaaacacAGCTATAGAGATTGATTATTCAACGATTCTCGTTTTCATTTTTTCCCCGATATGTTAATGCTTCTGGAAACCGAGAGGCAGAGGCATAGTATGCAAAGGTGCCTATCCTAAGACTTTGCAAAGCATAAGATGGAGACTCAACTACAACTATTTTGATGTGAATACTTGAAGACTCTTAAATAATTTGACATATTTTGTTAAATTGatatctaataattttaattatcaattatataTAAGAATAATTACATCTGAATTTTCATTGAAACACACACCTTTTTtaatctttcaaatttaaaagtTTGCTGATTTATATagcataattaataattttatgatatgattttagatatttgaaaatttttaagtgcttatgaaattttgtttaaattgtttaaaaatattaaaataaagatagagaaagATGAgacatatctttttatttttaaattctatatctaaaatttaagcatcataaaataaacttttaagtTACGTTTGCTTTCTGGACAGGACATAGAGATATggataataaatatctaaatatctAAAAAGTGTTTAGATAGAgatatagacactagacactgtGTCTCCAGgacaatttttttcatttttatgttcACTTTTAAACAATGATAAACACGAAATTGAGAGGGTGGGTacgaatttttattgaaaattttttcccttttttctatAGAtgattatctctttttttttaaaacctaATTTGACTTCCTTAGCTCCTCATTTTTAGAGGTTTTCAGAGAAGTATTCAAAGAGATATTCTCTTCTCTCTGCTCTTTTCCTATTTCTGTATTCTtcttttttatggtatttttcttcttcttttaattgggTAAAAAGACTAAATCCAGCACCTCTTGAATCTCCTAatttacacaataaaaaatttaaaaaaataacaaatttaaaaaaatacgaaAATGAATtgtactaaaaaaatttaaatattcaattaAGCAAGAGAGACTGAATTGACAGAAGCAGAGTTTAACAGGTATCATTCTTTCATAATCTTTTAGTAATTGGAAAAATATTAGACAATAAGAAAAGAGTGAGAGAAGAAAGGGTGTAAGAGGGAGGAAAGTTATGAGAGATATGTTTTAGTcattttgaataatattttaattttattcatgtaTATCTAAACATAATATTGAACGTTACATTAATATGTTAGACATTATATCtaaacacaatacacaaaaaataatttttagtatctCTAGTCTATTGTCCCGTCCACGGTCCACATAGACATTAGAGATGTGTCCcaacaacaaaaaaaactaacaaataacacTTGACAAAACAATAAAACGTAAGAGCGGCATATTGgagagaaaaaaacaaataaagcGACGATTTTCAATAAGCTGCATTTAGGGCTAATACTTCAGTTCATAAACCCATTTATAGTTGAATCAACAGCTAAATGGGCAATTGGGTATACAACTCGCATGAATACTCCCCCCTAAAATGAAATAGTTCTCAGAGAACATTTCCGGAAACTCCCCAACCTCAAGaccaacaaaatagaaaaaaaaaaaaagaaaactcccCAACAACTTGTCAGCCTTAACAATTCGTGGATTCATTCTTTCGAGGAAGGTATACGCAGTGTAAAATGCATATTAAAAATATTGACCACAAATCTGCACACCCTCTATTCACAAGTACCGCCATTTCATTTCAACGTGAACATGCCAACTATGCGTGAATGTGAAATTATTGAAGCCTAGTGTAAAACTCAATTGGGCATAACATACAGCTTCAGTTATAGGTAGACAACagtatacaaaaataataaagcaaaaacaaaaactcATCGTCATTCATATGTTTTCTTCTCCACCTCAAAAAAATGGTTCCCAGCAATTCTCTTCCTTCCCACATCTCTTAAATCCCTCTCAAGTTTTAATAACAGGTCTACTCTCTCTTGTTTAACTCAGTTGGGGAGCGGCCGGGACATTCAGAGTGATTCCTGCTTGGATTTGTCCCCATCCAATCAGACGCCAATGCTTCTCAACACGCCGACTAAGAGCAATCTTCTCACCTTTGCTGGTGCACACCGGGGAAGTAAGTTGCAGCTTTGCCAAATCGTTTCTCACAGCAACAACTCTGGCTCCCGTTGACATGGATCCAATATTCAACATAAGCATCTCTCCTTTAGCAAGCTTCGATACCTTGCCTTGTTTCTCTGAGCCTTTTGTCCGCACACCCAAAAGCCGTCGAAGCAAGAAAAAGTTCACCTGCAAGACCGCAAGTCAAAACACAACCAAACAGGCAAGACAGGTGTTCACAATACCAAGCAATGAGGGCAGATGTAATAATGAGAGGACTAAAAAAAGGAGGGAGAGATAGAGAGACTATGAACGTATGCTAAATTGCAGATAGTTAAGTATGTAGCCTCGTACCTCAAGTTCAACAAAAACATCAGGCAGAGATCCAACCTCACCAAGAACTTGCCCAACCAACCTGTCAGCACGTGTCAAAGTTGGATCCATTGTCGTCCCAACACCAATGAGACCTCCAGGCACAGCAAATTGAAGCTCATTTTGCTCAGCATATAATGATACTATTCTGGAGTATATAGGGGTGCACTTGATATTCCCGCTCTCGTCTTTAACAACTATACCAGGTCGAACTTCAATGAATTGGTTTACCTTCAAAACACCCTGCGGCAAAAAAACATCAGATGTGTTTGACCAAAGATGTCAGGGAGAGACACAAAGTAAGAATAGAATGCCTCTAACCAACCATAAATTTATGTCATATTCTAACACATTAACTTGGTTTatagttattaaaaaaagtatACATTGGAAAGAAGATTAATGAAGTGCTAATAAATCAGCTCAGACATTGTTTCTCATTCACTGAGCATCCACCTTTTAGCACATGGTGATGCCTTCTTCGGTTCTTCCCCTATTTGTATAACATTTCGCAAATAGAGCAAGAGCAATTTAAATTTAGGACGAGCTAAACATTTTAAAATCATGTATTATACATGGTCAGGAGTACAAACAAGGCTTACCCTCAGAATGCTTCCACCAGCTACACCTCCTTTTATATCATCAACCTCAAAACCAGGTTTGTTGACATCAAATGACCGAATTACTATCATATTGGGTGGAGAGACGAAATCCCTTATTGGAATTGGGATCTTTTTTACAATATACTCGCACACAACATCAATGTTATACTTCAGTTGTGCTGAAATAGGTACTACTGGTGCACTATCAGCAACAGTTCCCTGGATTGGATAGCCACCAAAAGGAGAACATGTAAGTTGCAGAAAGGGACCCACTaagaacataataataataataataataataataataataataataataataatattgagtATACAATTAAATAAAAGAGGGCTTCCTTGCACAACAAAATCTTTCTCACAGAAAACTTATTCACAAAAAAACTAACCGCAATAAACTTCGTTATTGCTTCATGTTGATTGATTGCCACATTTTCTTGAATCAAGTCTACTTTATTCTGAAGGATGATTATGTGCTGCAGACGCATAATCTCTACAGCAGCTAAATGCTCTGAGGTTTGTGGTTGTGGACAGCTCTCATTAGCAGCTATAAGTAGCAAAGCTCCATCCATGATTGCAGCTCCATTAAGCATTGTAGCCATGAGAATATCATGGCCCTAAACAAAtaggaaaagtaaagataaatatCATGTAAAAGTAAAACCAAGCAAACTAGAgagatatataaaattaaataattagcacTGATTAGTGACTGCTAACATACTAACATCACTAAAAAGGGATAACCCAAGAAATATGAAAATCCCATGCCATATGgagggaaaaaaaaagtaaaaacagcaGAGAAAAGGCAACAAAAAAGCAAAACATATATTATAATGAAATTATGTAGAGAAAAGACAGCCAACAATAATAAATGACAGATTAAGGCATTACCGGGCAATCCACAAAAGAAACATGCCTCAGCAATTTCATCCTGCTGTTTTCAAACCCTGGCACATCACACATAGGACTgtcttccttcccacttccatATGCCCTGAAGAGGAAAGCTGATCACCATAATGAAAGTTGAAATCAACTGATAATATAATAGCATTCATAAAATAAATACCCACTTGTAGCACATAGGCCTAGGACAACGTTCATCTTCACATTTATATATCTTAGCATTTGCATAGCCAAGCTTAATTGTAATATTACgctccaactcatttttgaaacGAACAGTCTGCACATTCACAGTATACAAGAGGTTAACAGTGTTTGATTAACTAACACACAAGGAACATATATTAATGATAGAatgaaattattaataaaatttctttttaacaCTACAAATCCAAGGAAAAAAAGTAACAACTATCACATGGAACTCATGTATGTTGTCAAAAGACTTTGTGACCACTGATCAACGGGGAAAATAAAAATGTTCTTATCTGCAAAATGCTAAAACCACTTCCAAAGGCACTTAATTATCCCTTGACAAACAACTGAATTTTACAAGCTGAGTATTGTGTCTAAAACTAAGTGAAATTCCTTGGTGACGACCTATATAACAATGAGTATATATTATTCTTTGCAAAATTGAAAGAAACAATAGACATTATTATTGACCCTTCCTTTCTTTTGTTACAAGGATTTCCAAAATTATATAGTCCAGTCAGGTGATACAGCATCATAGTGGTGGCACCCATGATGGAAAAATTATTATTCAAGCTTTAAGATGACTaacaaatgagaaaaaaaaaaggcataTAATAGTATAGCAATAGCATCAATAACAAATTGCAACAGATGTTACCAGGATTTGGTATATAAAAAGACAAAGTTAAAAGCAGAGaaactaaagagagagaaatACCTGAACACCTGATATTGCTTTCACAACAGTTGACTTGCCATGTGCCACGTGACCTATAGTGCCTGCAAagattcaaaaaaatcataagtTCCAAGTATCATTATTCATTAATAAAAAGGAAGAAATAACATTAGTCCTTTGGAATAAAAATCTGTTTCAGCTCAAATATGGCTGTAACAAAGCTGACAAATGAATGTGATatacattagagaaaatattaccAATATTAATGGTAGCCTGTCGTGATATGACTTCAGGAGAGAGTGGATCCAATTTCTTTACATCCAGTTTACTCAGGTCTTGTTCCATCAAACCCTTCCGCGACATTTTGGATGTTTAAGATGGTATGAATGACTTTACAAATCAAAATGTGTGATGGTAACCTATCTAAAGGTTAAAAAAACACAGGACAAGAAACCTGCATCAGCATCAACATATCTATTTTGATAAAAATCTGCATTTTTAAAAGTGACAGTGACAAACATCCAAAATCTCTTGCATCGATAGTCAACATTAAGAGAAATTCATCCCTAATAGTGTTAGTTTATCGTTATCTTCAgagattataaaattatttatctatttcttgGAAATATCAACAGATTGTTTCCATTTTGTTAACAGATCCCCCAACAATTTGATAAATGTCTCCCTTCAATCAATTTTCTCAACTTCTCACCATCTACCTAAAAATTACTACTAATGAATTTCAAACTTACCACTCTTACTTGGATACCCTCAGAAATAaattgaagcaagaaaagaagTATGTTAATAGTTTTGATCTTAAGCCATATAGTAAATGGTGGAGTCTTACCTAGGGCATAATAAGTACAAACAGAGATTGTTTATAACCTAGTACAAATGATTCATAACTCTTCATAGTAACTCTCTTTTCCTATTCATCCACACCTCTGAATTGTACATGGCACATTAACACAATTGTTAGCTATACTCCCATACCACCCCAAACCCTTCCAGTCCTCACAGCATAAGCACACAGACACTTATAAATACAACATGCCAATTAGCATCGCACTACCATATAACTCTTCAAACTGTCAggaaaatgagaggaaaagaTACAAAATACAGCATCATTTGTGAATAAAAGAATGTAGCTCATGACcacgacaacaacaacaacaacacattTTGATGAGAAACTTACAGAACTGAAAGGAGAATATTGGCAAAACTATTTACTAAAACAGTTAACAGAAAGGGCAAAAAGTGTCAATCGCTAAAAATTGCAAAGGAATGAAAGTTGAATGCCTCTTACTCCTTAAACCCCAATCTCCACCCCCTTCTCCAAACCCCAATAAAGAATACTACAATAAAATTGGGCAGTTCATAATCCATACTTTTCAAACAGTCGATCCAATCATTGATTCTATTTAATGAAAGTCGTAATGTCTAAATTAATCAAATCCCATATATACGACCTAAAACCCAATCATCCAATACAAATGAACAAAAAAACAATTCTTCAGTATCATAGAATCTGCAAAAGCTATCATACAAGAGACACATCAAACTGATGCAGaataaattattttgaaaaatataaaatatcgaATCTTAAGCAAACACAACCAAACCAAATTTCTCGGAACCAAAAAACAATTGAATGATTATTGAAATTAGTAGACTTAGACAGAGAGAGAAGTAACCTGGAAGAAGTAGAGCAGCTCAGAAGTGTTGAGCGGCGGCGGAGGCggcggaggaggaggagaaggaagatgATGGCAGCTGAGAATAGTGCAGAGAGACTGCGTGCGGCTGAAGCCaagtgaaagaagaaagaaaccctAACTATAGTAATTGCTCAGAAGAAAATCGAGAAATGACAATGCTCATgtcaaaagaataaaatataatatttgaaatcaataaaaataaaatgaaatacagaataattttttttgagtgtctacagaataattaattttaatggatTACTTTCTGTTTTGATATTTTTACAAACCGAATCAGTAGGAAAGTGCTATTACTTGTTAATTTGTTATAATAAAAGGCTGGTTCAATTTAGTACAAGAATATTgtataaatttaagttttttattaattaaatttaaatttaattaagttagtttaatataataaaaattagttgtgattaatattattttaaattttattatttaatttggttgaattttaatttctaaaaaaaattattgtgcatGGTACATAGATTTATATTGGTtcgaaatttaataaaataacttacggacaatcgatcctcaaatcaaagtttaattttggttgtcacaagtccaacctaATAAAAATAATCGAGAGTATTGGTCCTGAATCGTCTAAgaattacaatcgagtgctcaattattggttatgagttttaagGAGGTTGGGTTGATAAAATCGCAAGAAAATAAAcgataataaagtaaaaaaaataactaagaaaaacaaATACTAAAGAGAGACATTTTATGACAAGGATTGGAAAAATCTAGGCTTTcgatcctagtcattaattatcatacaatgattaacaaaagctaatcctatttcgtcatctccaacatcggaagaaggtacaatgttatctttAACATAGGGAAAAAGTCAAATATGCTTAATTAATCTCAAtctaaaagtcctaatcaactcactaattgaattaggagTAAATACCCATAATAGTCCCTGAGATTCAGGCAATTACTCATAGTAATCTCTAAGTTCTCGATTTCCCTATTGTAGTCCTCCAGATAGAGCTCCGAGCACTCAAACTAGTCCCTGACCATATTTcaggtgatgactcatcaccggAGCGCTGACGTGGCCTAGGATTGCCACATGGGACGtgtccaaaacgacgtcgttttgggttTGGCGCCCTTGAAAGCCAAAAACGACGCCGTATAGTTGTTACTTATTATGAAAAACAGTTTTCTCCACCAAGACAAACACttcgtctcttcttcttccaccctcTGCGTTCTTCTTCATCTCCCCATCAATGGCGTAGCCGCAAGGTTGTATTtgctaggtttacaaaaatttgaGAGAAGAAGTCATATGATGAAAAGTTGTTGTCGCTCTTCCCTTCCCTTCCTTCACCTCAAAGACGAGGTTCTGACATTGTGATCGGACTCAAGGTaacctttttttttactttgtatttGAATACAAGTGTTGGTTGATGATAgcattggttagtgttgttgagGTTCTGGAGTTTTGGTGTCATTGTAGTGTCTAGGGTTTGAATCTTGGTTGGGGTTTGTGGGATTGCTGTAATACCCGAATGAAACAAGGAAGAAACAAGGAGAAGTATGGAGGTTTGGAAAAAAATGTTTTCTTGTGGtgattatttttcctttttaatgcatGAGTAGGCTTTCAAATTATCCCTATAtattgtaaaaattttaaatttcttgcagATGGAGGAGAAGTTGGACATCATGTTTCATCATGGGGGTGACTTCAAACAAAATGCAGAAGGAATTATGATATATTCTCCGGACAACAAGGCCTGTTTAGGTGATCTAGGCACTGATACTCTAGATGTGTTCTACATACGGAACTACCATAAGGAGCTTGGGTACAATGACATTAAACAGTGCTGGTGGCATGTTCCTGGAAAATGTTTGGAGAAGGGGTTGAGAAATGTAAACAGTGACAAAGAGATAAGAGAGATGGTGAATTGTGCTAGGACAAATGAGGAATTGATTGATATATGTTTCGAACATACAGTGTCAGTGCCAGAGGTGTTAGAGGGAGATAACACAGTTGTGTACTTGGATGATCATGGTGGAGAGGGATGTAATGCAGGTACAGATACTGATGTGAGTCCCCCAGTTACAGAGACTCATGCAATCATAGTTGCTCCTCCTATCCCTAAGGTTGTACCCAACAGTTCTTGCAAATCCAGTCAAAAAAAACAGAACATCTCCACGGCAATCACAACCATCACACTCCAAAATTGCCAATCCTTCCAAGAC
Coding sequences:
- the LOC112791871 gene encoding eukaryotic translation initiation factor 2 subunit gamma yields the protein MSRKGLMEQDLSKLDVKKLDPLSPEVISRQATINIGTIGHVAHGKSTVVKAISGVQTVRFKNELERNITIKLGYANAKIYKCEDERCPRPMCYKAYGSGKEDSPMCDVPGFENSRMKLLRHVSFVDCPGHDILMATMLNGAAIMDGALLLIAANESCPQPQTSEHLAAVEIMRLQHIIILQNKVDLIQENVAINQHEAITKFIAGTVADSAPVVPISAQLKYNIDVVCEYIVKKIPIPIRDFVSPPNMIVIRSFDVNKPGFEVDDIKGGVAGGSILRGVLKVNQFIEVRPGIVVKDESGNIKCTPIYSRIVSLYAEQNELQFAVPGGLIGVGTTMDPTLTRADRLVGQVLGEVGSLPDVFVELEVNFFLLRRLLGVRTKGSEKQGKVSKLAKGEMLMLNIGSMSTGARVVAVRNDLAKLQLTSPVCTSKGEKIALSRRVEKHWRLIGWGQIQAGITLNVPAAPQLS